The following are from one region of the Ruficoccus sp. ZRK36 genome:
- a CDS encoding alpha/beta fold hydrolase, which yields MSAANKNPRESRKLRLRATLTGVFLLVLLASWLWRHFTLPEEGPLTSGQQRIELPEWKVDRETGKNIQLAYRDLPATSGEADAPVLIMVHGSPMASEAFDKLIPELNEHCRLILPDMPGFGGSTRDVPDYSIRSHAHAVLDLMDALDIEQANLLGYSQGGGVVLNVAELAPERVESLTLLSAIGVQDYELTGDYTLNHGLYGMQLLVLTIAREVIPHFGALDQSMFNVRYARNFWDSDQRPLRGILEDYDGPMLIVQGDRDFFVPPSGAREHHRIVPQSELEILGGGHLLPFKKPHEVGERVKAFVQKVKAGAAKLRHDASPERLLQAASDQRVPRREAGGRTLAFYSALLVLGTQVAEDLTCISAGFLAARGVVPFWVGTVACIFGIFVGDMLLYLAGRIFGRRALRHAPIKWMLKERDLSSMEEWFQQRGPMLIVASRFMPGTRIPVFFGAGMLHMSTGKFALYFFLAAAAWTPCLVGLAWWMGDAFIGYFERFEKFAIVGLLGVVVLIMLVLHLLVPMFTWRGRRRLYGRWRRWVRWEYWPTWVFYPPVALYVFWLGLRYRHPALFTAVNPGMGNGSGFSGESKVEILDKLRGAGEAVATWTVLGVDTPLALKEAELRAFMAQDEVDFPLVLKPDVGERGSGVAIVHDWEQVRDYLQRCPDTVIAQRYVPGREYGIFYIRYPWEEKGRIFGITDKRFTSVTGDGKTPLEELILRDDRAVCMRAFFEQKHSDHLSDVVPAGETYVLAELGTHCRGSLFLDGSHLTTEPLRAWVQSVSDCYEGFYFGRYDVRVPSEEDLKAGKNLTVIELNGVSSEATWIYDPKHSALFGWRTLLEQWRIAFQIADWNRKHGARPDTCRATLRAIFSRGVREPFEA from the coding sequence ATGTCCGCTGCTAACAAGAATCCGCGTGAAAGCCGTAAGCTGCGCCTGCGTGCGACATTGACAGGCGTTTTTCTGCTGGTGCTGCTTGCCTCCTGGCTGTGGCGGCACTTTACGCTGCCCGAGGAGGGGCCGCTGACATCCGGCCAGCAGCGCATCGAGCTGCCGGAGTGGAAGGTGGACCGTGAAACCGGCAAGAACATCCAGCTCGCCTATCGTGACCTGCCCGCTACCTCAGGCGAGGCTGATGCCCCGGTGCTCATCATGGTGCACGGCAGCCCGATGGCCTCTGAGGCTTTTGATAAACTCATCCCCGAACTCAACGAACACTGCCGGCTCATCCTGCCCGATATGCCTGGCTTTGGGGGCTCGACTCGCGACGTGCCGGACTACTCGATCCGCTCGCATGCGCATGCGGTGCTCGATCTGATGGATGCGCTTGATATCGAGCAGGCCAACCTGCTCGGCTACAGCCAGGGTGGGGGCGTCGTGCTCAACGTGGCCGAACTCGCGCCGGAGCGCGTCGAGAGCCTGACCCTGCTCTCGGCTATCGGTGTGCAGGACTACGAGCTCACCGGAGACTACACGCTCAACCATGGCCTCTACGGGATGCAGTTGCTGGTGCTGACGATTGCCCGCGAGGTCATTCCGCATTTTGGAGCACTCGATCAGTCCATGTTTAACGTGCGCTATGCGCGTAACTTCTGGGACAGCGACCAGCGCCCTCTGCGTGGCATCCTGGAGGATTACGATGGTCCGATGTTGATCGTGCAGGGGGACCGCGACTTTTTTGTTCCGCCCTCCGGTGCCAGAGAGCACCACCGCATCGTGCCTCAGAGCGAGCTGGAGATACTTGGTGGCGGGCACCTGCTTCCCTTTAAAAAGCCGCATGAGGTCGGTGAGCGTGTAAAAGCCTTTGTGCAAAAGGTAAAAGCGGGCGCGGCGAAGCTGCGTCACGATGCCTCGCCGGAGCGTCTGCTCCAGGCCGCCTCTGATCAGCGGGTGCCCCGTCGTGAGGCGGGAGGGCGCACGCTGGCCTTTTACAGCGCGCTACTCGTGCTGGGCACACAGGTCGCCGAGGACCTGACGTGCATCTCTGCCGGTTTCCTTGCGGCGCGGGGTGTGGTGCCATTCTGGGTCGGGACCGTGGCCTGTATCTTCGGTATATTTGTGGGAGACATGCTGCTGTATCTGGCCGGGCGAATCTTTGGCCGCCGCGCACTGCGGCATGCACCGATCAAGTGGATGCTCAAGGAGCGTGACCTGAGCTCGATGGAGGAGTGGTTCCAGCAGCGCGGCCCGATGCTGATCGTGGCCTCACGGTTTATGCCGGGCACGCGCATCCCGGTCTTTTTCGGGGCGGGTATGCTGCATATGTCCACCGGTAAATTTGCCCTCTACTTCTTCCTCGCGGCTGCAGCGTGGACGCCCTGTCTGGTTGGCTTGGCCTGGTGGATGGGGGATGCCTTCATCGGCTACTTTGAGCGTTTTGAGAAGTTCGCCATCGTCGGCCTGCTCGGGGTGGTAGTCCTGATCATGCTGGTTCTGCACTTGCTGGTCCCGATGTTTACCTGGCGAGGACGCCGCCGTCTATATGGACGCTGGCGCAGATGGGTCCGCTGGGAGTATTGGCCGACCTGGGTCTTTTACCCGCCGGTGGCGCTGTATGTTTTCTGGCTGGGGCTGCGCTACCGGCATCCGGCTCTCTTTACAGCGGTCAACCCCGGGATGGGTAACGGCAGCGGCTTCTCTGGTGAGTCCAAAGTGGAGATCCTGGATAAGCTGCGCGGGGCGGGTGAGGCTGTGGCAACGTGGACTGTGCTCGGGGTGGATACGCCTCTGGCCCTCAAAGAAGCTGAGCTGCGGGCCTTTATGGCGCAGGATGAGGTGGACTTTCCCCTCGTGCTGAAGCCCGATGTCGGCGAGCGCGGCAGCGGTGTGGCTATCGTGCACGACTGGGAGCAGGTCCGCGACTACCTGCAGCGCTGCCCGGATACCGTTATCGCTCAGCGTTATGTGCCTGGTCGTGAATACGGCATCTTTTATATCCGCTACCCCTGGGAGGAAAAGGGGCGTATCTTCGGCATTACCGACAAGCGCTTTACGTCAGTGACTGGCGACGGCAAGACGCCGCTGGAGGAGCTGATCCTGCGTGATGACCGCGCCGTGTGTATGCGCGCTTTCTTCGAGCAGAAGCACAGCGACCACCTGAGCGATGTCGTCCCGGCCGGGGAGACGTACGTGCTCGCCGAGTTGGGGACGCACTGTCGCGGGTCTCTCTTTCTGGATGGGAGCCATCTGACGACAGAGCCTTTGCGGGCCTGGGTGCAGTCGGTCAGCGATTGCTACGAGGGCTTTTACTTTGGCCGCTACGATGTGCGTGTGCCCTCGGAAGAGGATCTCAAGGCTGGCAAAAACCTTACGGTGATCGAGCTCAATGGCGTCAGCTCAGAGGCGACCTGGATCTACGACCCTAAGCATTCGGCTCTGTTTGGCTGGCGCACGCTGTTAGAGCAGTGGCGGATCGCCTTTCAGATCGCGGATTGGAATCGCAAACACGGAGCACGGCCCGATACCTGCCGGGCAACCCTGCGCGCGATCTTCAGCCGTGGCGTGCGCGAGCCCTTCGAGGCCTGA
- a CDS encoding DinB family protein: MLQLVHDNVRCLCQGIDLINSLPEGEYTRRHSECFGSTIGGHMRHNLDHYERFMQDWRSGRIDYDARSRDPGVESDPALALNRLLEIKAGLEAVGESDLDASVTVIMDSGGDPSVCGPSRSSVRRELQFLISHTVHHYALITVLCQLRGIETAPDFGVAPSTLRYRGQSSCAR, from the coding sequence ATGTTGCAACTTGTCCACGACAATGTGCGCTGCCTGTGTCAGGGGATTGACCTGATCAACTCTCTGCCCGAAGGCGAGTACACGCGTCGTCATTCGGAGTGTTTCGGCAGTACCATCGGTGGCCACATGCGCCACAACCTCGACCACTACGAACGCTTTATGCAGGACTGGCGCTCCGGCCGCATCGACTACGATGCCCGCAGCCGCGATCCGGGGGTGGAGTCCGACCCAGCTCTCGCGCTCAATCGCCTGCTGGAGATAAAGGCTGGCCTTGAGGCGGTGGGTGAGTCCGATCTGGATGCTTCTGTGACGGTGATCATGGACAGCGGTGGTGATCCCTCTGTGTGCGGTCCCAGTCGCTCCAGTGTCAGGCGCGAGCTTCAGTTTTTAATCAGCCATACGGTTCACCACTATGCGCTTATCACCGTGCTGTGCCAACTGCGCGGCATCGAGACGGCTCCGGACTTTGGAGTGGCTCCCAGTACCTTGCGCTATCGCGGGCAGTCCTCATGTGCACGGTAA
- a CDS encoding DEAD/DEAH box helicase, protein MSEITFHDLPLADPLHRALGEHDYQTPSPIQAQAIPVILEGRDLLGSAQTGTGKTAAFALPILHRIHTQPRELEPNEVRALILVPTRELAVQVDRSFEKYGAYVDFRALVVYGGVGFEHQVKTLKKGVDVLVATPGRLLDLHSQGYVDLSNVKVLVLDEADRMLDMGFLPDMRRIISMLPHERQTLFLSATLGHSIQSLAKSILKDPVTVTVNPPSSTAEKIEQQVLFVRSNDKAELLAHLLQQMGDDEAQLMLVFSRTKHGAERLVKKLRKAGIEADAIHGDKTQGAREKALDKFREGKVNVLVATDVAARGIDVKGITHVVNYDFPNQPESYVHRIGRTARAGEEGEAITFCSDEDMNVLWDVEKMIRQPIKILKDHPFHCEDLEQLHLGRREALKKIVKQERPRRRNRGGGPVRVRKAF, encoded by the coding sequence ATGTCAGAAATTACATTCCACGATCTGCCGCTGGCAGACCCGCTTCACCGTGCTCTGGGTGAGCACGATTACCAGACTCCCTCACCGATCCAGGCCCAGGCCATTCCCGTTATCCTCGAAGGACGCGACCTGCTGGGTAGTGCTCAGACCGGCACCGGCAAGACCGCTGCCTTTGCGCTGCCGATCCTGCACCGGATTCACACGCAGCCCCGCGAGCTTGAGCCCAACGAAGTGCGCGCCCTGATCCTCGTGCCGACGCGCGAGCTGGCCGTGCAGGTGGACCGCAGCTTTGAAAAGTACGGCGCCTATGTCGATTTCCGCGCGCTCGTCGTTTACGGCGGGGTGGGCTTCGAGCATCAGGTCAAGACGCTGAAAAAGGGCGTCGATGTGCTCGTGGCAACACCGGGCCGTCTGCTCGACCTGCACAGCCAGGGTTACGTAGACCTGAGCAATGTCAAGGTGCTCGTCCTGGACGAAGCCGACCGCATGCTCGACATGGGCTTCCTGCCTGATATGCGCCGCATCATTTCCATGCTGCCGCACGAGCGCCAGACGCTCTTCCTCTCAGCGACGCTCGGCCACAGCATTCAGAGCCTGGCCAAATCCATCCTGAAGGACCCGGTCACCGTCACGGTGAACCCGCCGTCCTCCACGGCCGAGAAAATCGAGCAGCAGGTCCTCTTTGTCCGCAGCAACGACAAGGCCGAACTCCTCGCACACCTGCTTCAGCAGATGGGTGACGACGAGGCTCAGCTCATGCTCGTCTTTTCCCGCACCAAGCACGGAGCCGAGCGCCTCGTGAAAAAGCTCCGCAAGGCCGGCATCGAAGCCGATGCCATCCACGGGGACAAGACTCAGGGTGCCCGCGAAAAGGCCCTCGACAAGTTCCGCGAGGGTAAGGTCAATGTGCTCGTCGCCACTGACGTGGCCGCACGCGGCATCGACGTCAAGGGCATCACGCACGTGGTCAACTACGACTTTCCGAATCAGCCCGAGTCCTATGTGCACCGTATCGGCCGCACCGCCCGCGCCGGTGAGGAAGGCGAAGCGATTACCTTCTGCTCGGACGAGGATATGAATGTCCTCTGGGATGTGGAAAAAATGATCCGCCAGCCGATCAAGATCCTCAAGGATCATCCCTTCCACTGTGAAGACCTGGAGCAGCTCCACCTCGGTCGTCGCGAGGCGCTGAAAAAGATTGTGAAGCAGGAACGTCCCCGTCGCCGTAACCGCGGTGGTGGCCCCGTCCGCGTCCGCAAGGCATTCTAA
- a CDS encoding YecH family metal-binding protein translates to MSEDNKQIHGHAVMDMMIAADKPYSRETLRAEIIQRYGEDARFYTCSASDLDADELIDFLEAHGKFAGADSSFRVDPSKRCADDE, encoded by the coding sequence ATGTCAGAAGATAATAAGCAGATTCACGGGCATGCGGTCATGGATATGATGATCGCTGCGGACAAACCTTATTCGCGCGAAACCCTGCGGGCAGAGATCATCCAGCGCTACGGGGAGGATGCCCGCTTCTACACCTGTTCAGCGAGTGATCTGGATGCGGACGAGCTTATTGATTTTCTGGAAGCGCACGGTAAGTTTGCGGGAGCGGACAGCTCCTTCCGTGTCGATCCTTCGAAGCGCTGTGCTGACGACGAATAG
- a CDS encoding NRDE family protein: protein MCTVTWWSTSDGYELYFNRDEFKTRLPGLPPEELELAGVRYLSPRDADEGGTWLLVNEVGLCVCLINQHPLRRPVPRGERVSRGHLVRGMASCLKAREVAERLRGCDLFAYRPFQMIAVEPGGSGTAWTWDGHELAESLNAHEAMPFTSSSYLSEQIIRHRRERFAQIVAQRGDPSPEDLLAFHREHNVEAGAFSVCMQRDDAETVSLAQVVVRPDTIAMTYSQKVPGQPAFAQPVRASLKPRSCLS from the coding sequence ATGTGCACGGTAACCTGGTGGAGCACCTCTGACGGCTACGAGCTGTACTTCAACCGCGACGAGTTCAAGACGCGGCTGCCCGGCCTGCCTCCCGAGGAGCTGGAGCTGGCGGGCGTACGCTATCTGAGCCCGAGGGATGCCGATGAAGGTGGGACCTGGCTGCTCGTTAACGAGGTCGGCCTCTGTGTCTGCCTCATCAATCAGCACCCCCTGCGTAGACCGGTGCCCCGTGGGGAACGGGTGAGCCGCGGCCATCTGGTGCGCGGCATGGCATCTTGTCTAAAAGCGAGGGAGGTTGCCGAGCGCCTGCGCGGGTGTGACCTGTTCGCGTATCGGCCTTTTCAGATGATCGCGGTCGAGCCGGGTGGCAGCGGGACGGCCTGGACCTGGGACGGGCACGAGCTGGCGGAGTCTCTCAATGCTCATGAAGCGATGCCCTTTACCTCGTCGTCTTATCTGTCCGAGCAGATCATCCGGCACCGCCGGGAGCGTTTTGCCCAGATCGTGGCACAGCGTGGGGACCCGAGTCCGGAGGATTTGCTGGCCTTTCACCGTGAGCACAATGTCGAGGCGGGCGCCTTCTCCGTCTGCATGCAGCGTGACGATGCCGAGACGGTGAGCTTGGCTCAGGTGGTTGTCCGCCCGGATACGATCGCCATGACCTATTCGCAGAAAGTTCCGGGACAGCCCGCATTTGCGCAGCCGGTACGCGCTAGCCTGAAACCCAGATCCTGCCTCTCCTGA
- a CDS encoding response regulator gives MDKRRILVVDDNPLDRGLITQYLGTDQEFTNQVLEAANADEALNYCRTVKVDAIVLDLQLPGMQGLDFILELRRTFKALCWPIVVLTGHGDEATAVEAMKRGAQDYLKKPTLSPDRLLRSLNNAIERMAFQRATEEKLFRLQQANKKLEEENARLRAELGSSPERDLRA, from the coding sequence TTGGACAAACGCCGCATACTCGTTGTTGATGACAATCCCCTGGACCGCGGACTGATTACGCAGTACCTGGGGACCGATCAGGAATTTACCAATCAAGTCCTTGAGGCCGCTAATGCCGACGAGGCGCTTAACTATTGCCGCACGGTCAAGGTGGACGCGATCGTGCTGGACCTCCAACTACCGGGCATGCAGGGGCTGGACTTCATCCTGGAACTTCGCCGCACATTCAAGGCCCTCTGCTGGCCCATCGTCGTCCTGACCGGCCACGGCGACGAAGCCACCGCGGTCGAGGCGATGAAGCGCGGGGCGCAGGATTACCTGAAAAAGCCTACCCTCTCCCCCGATCGTCTGCTGCGCTCGCTCAATAATGCGATCGAGCGCATGGCCTTCCAGCGCGCCACTGAGGAAAAACTCTTTCGCCTCCAGCAGGCCAACAAAAAGCTCGAAGAGGAAAACGCCCGCCTGCGCGCAGAGCTGGGAAGTAGCCCTGAGCGTGATTTACGGGCTTAG
- a CDS encoding tetratricopeptide repeat protein, whose protein sequence is MKPKPFPPDKKLLSLAAIIWLLAPATQSVLMGAPSTPSSLIGSLIAPSSFGERFFTLAYVILEHMGWWLWPFGRDWVLRPLDPKALFAINLLFWLILVLMLRHAWRLRKYNPWVVIGLGWAVLWLLPVGIAIELGGQPFSQAYLLAPGLGLSLMMASLLIQCFRIARRPRSPAPWKQLYLLVGIGLCVWVAALSVEDSARWSRGDAERIVHTAQTNSGNVAAAVEWARLEAINGNPAQAEALLLNAERAAPWYGEFPYAKAELLLLRGDAAAAQFYAEQLLQKDPNDVRAKALQEASEHQLTQAQP, encoded by the coding sequence TTGAAGCCTAAACCCTTTCCTCCCGACAAGAAGCTGCTCTCGCTGGCCGCGATCATCTGGCTGCTGGCCCCGGCGACCCAGTCCGTCTTGATGGGCGCACCGAGCACGCCCAGTTCGCTCATCGGTTCGCTCATCGCCCCATCCTCATTTGGCGAACGATTTTTCACGCTGGCCTACGTCATTTTGGAGCACATGGGCTGGTGGTTGTGGCCCTTTGGGCGGGACTGGGTGCTGCGACCACTCGATCCCAAGGCGCTCTTTGCGATCAACCTGCTGTTCTGGCTCATCCTCGTGCTCATGCTCCGGCATGCCTGGCGTCTGCGTAAATACAACCCGTGGGTCGTGATCGGCCTCGGCTGGGCAGTGCTCTGGCTCTTGCCAGTCGGCATCGCGATCGAGCTGGGCGGCCAACCGTTTTCGCAGGCCTACCTGCTCGCCCCCGGGCTGGGTCTGTCGCTGATGATGGCCAGTCTGCTGATCCAGTGTTTTCGTATCGCGCGCCGGCCGCGTAGCCCCGCCCCCTGGAAGCAGCTCTACCTGCTTGTTGGCATCGGGCTATGCGTATGGGTTGCAGCCCTGTCCGTCGAAGACTCCGCTCGCTGGTCGCGCGGCGATGCTGAACGCATCGTCCACACCGCGCAAACCAACTCCGGCAACGTCGCTGCAGCCGTCGAGTGGGCACGGCTCGAAGCCATTAACGGCAACCCGGCTCAGGCAGAGGCACTCCTCCTCAATGCCGAGCGGGCCGCTCCCTGGTACGGCGAGTTCCCCTACGCGAAGGCCGAGCTGCTGCTCCTGCGCGGAGACGCCGCTGCGGCACAGTTCTACGCAGAGCAACTCCTGCAAAAGGATCCCAACGACGTCCGCGCCAAAGCCTTGCAGGAGGCAAGTGAACACCAACTCACCCAGGCACAGCCATAG
- the eno gene encoding phosphopyruvate hydratase, giving the protein MTTIVDIRAREILDSRGNPTVEVDVELESGSIGRAAVPSGASTGEHEAWELRDGTVAAKEFPKGFGNKTRYLGKGVVKAVRNVNEIICPELIGMDACDQVGVDKTMFALDGTANKKKLGANAILGVSLATAHAAADALGLPLYKYIGGPNAKVLPVPMMNIMNGGAHSDAPIDFQEFMIMPIGAKTFREAIRMGAETFHALKKVLKAKGLSTAVGDEGGFAPNLDSTTDALDAIAKAIKDAGYKLGKDIVFALDVASSEFYDKKKKKYVFKKSSGDELTAEEMVAFYADLQKKYPIRSIEDGCDENDWDGWKKLTDAIGDKTQLVGDDLFVTNTQFLKKGIDSGTANSILVKVNQIGSLTETLDAIEMAKEAGYTSVISHRSGETEDCTIADIAVATNAGQIKTGSLSRSDRVAKYNQLLRIEEELGDDAIYGGKL; this is encoded by the coding sequence ATGACCACCATCGTTGATATACGCGCACGCGAAATTCTCGACTCACGCGGCAATCCCACCGTCGAGGTGGACGTCGAACTCGAAAGCGGGTCCATCGGCCGCGCCGCTGTCCCCTCCGGGGCCTCCACCGGCGAGCACGAAGCCTGGGAACTGCGCGACGGCACCGTCGCCGCCAAGGAATTCCCGAAGGGTTTCGGTAACAAGACCCGTTACCTCGGTAAGGGCGTCGTCAAGGCTGTCCGCAATGTCAACGAGATCATCTGCCCTGAGCTGATCGGCATGGATGCCTGCGATCAGGTCGGCGTGGATAAGACCATGTTCGCCCTCGACGGCACCGCCAACAAGAAGAAGCTCGGCGCCAACGCCATCCTCGGCGTTTCGCTCGCTACCGCGCACGCCGCTGCCGACGCCTTGGGCCTGCCCCTTTACAAGTACATCGGTGGCCCGAACGCCAAGGTCCTCCCCGTCCCCATGATGAACATCATGAACGGTGGTGCCCACTCCGACGCTCCGATCGACTTCCAGGAGTTCATGATCATGCCGATCGGCGCCAAGACCTTCCGCGAAGCTATCCGCATGGGCGCTGAAACCTTCCACGCTCTGAAGAAGGTTCTCAAGGCCAAGGGTCTCTCCACCGCCGTCGGTGACGAAGGTGGCTTCGCCCCGAACCTCGACAGCACCACGGACGCTCTCGACGCTATCGCCAAGGCCATCAAGGACGCCGGCTACAAGCTCGGTAAGGACATCGTCTTCGCCCTCGACGTCGCCTCCAGCGAATTCTACGACAAGAAGAAGAAGAAGTACGTCTTTAAGAAGTCCTCGGGTGACGAGCTCACCGCTGAGGAAATGGTCGCCTTCTACGCTGACCTGCAGAAGAAGTACCCGATCCGCTCCATCGAAGACGGCTGCGATGAAAACGACTGGGACGGCTGGAAGAAGCTGACCGACGCCATCGGCGACAAGACCCAGCTCGTGGGCGACGACCTCTTCGTCACCAACACGCAGTTCCTCAAGAAGGGCATCGACTCCGGCACCGCCAACTCGATTCTCGTCAAGGTGAACCAGATCGGCTCGCTGACCGAAACCCTCGACGCCATTGAAATGGCCAAGGAAGCCGGTTACACCTCGGTTATCTCCCACCGCTCGGGCGAAACCGAAGACTGCACCATCGCCGACATCGCTGTGGCTACCAACGCCGGCCAGATCAAGACCGGTTCGCTCAGCCGCTCCGACCGCGTGGCCAAGTACAACCAGCTCCTCCGCATCGAAGAGGAACTGGGTGACGACGCCATCTACGGCGGCAAGTTGTAA